accaagaaaTGAGTAGTCAAATGATGTGAAGATTATTTATcgtaacattattattattattttttattaattgtttttatcatttcttgtGAATAAGgttcatattattttaatacttatatattaataaatattcctaacatttttcatttaaaaaaaagaagatcgTTTTTCTAAAAACAGCAACTTATCCCAATTAATTAAAGGCGTtacctagaaaaaaaaaaaaaaaactttggacGGCCCACCACCAGCAGTATCTAAAATTCAAAATGCTATTACCTAATCGACATCTACGGTCCAGATCATTTCTCATTTCGCATCACTCGGAAAGATTCCCACGCAATAAGCACCGTCATTTCTCTCGCCCGAGTCCGGTTTTTTATGTAATACCCGAGACCGGttctttttacctttttttttttttttttggtaagttccAAGACCGGTTCTTGATCACTGAGATATTGACAATACACAAACTTCGACGGAAGAAgaaaagacatatatatattaaaaacataGAACTGATAGAAGCCATGCCTCATTCATACAAATacaggaataaaaaaaaacaacaacatcaacaaccaaaaaaaaaaaaaagaaaagaaaaagaacataataaATAATTCTTCGAACTAGCTAGTCAAGCGGAAGATAGCGTATGATCATTCTTGGAAGTTGGAACTAATAAAGACGACAGCTTGAAAGATTTTTCCCAACCAAGAGAATACCTAAGGTATTTTTCTCATTGGGCAATACCCCCTGTGCTTGTCCAGCTCCTGCCGTGTAGCATACCCAATCCCGCATCTCTTGCATTGCAGGAACCCAGGATGTTTTTTTTCAACATGAGCGCCCATCTCTGAAGGTGTCATGGCTTTTAGGTCGGCTTCTTCAACATGAGCTTTCATCTCTGAAGGTGGTGTCATGGCTTCTAGGTCGGGTTCTTTTTCAACATGAGCGTTCATCTCTGAAGGTGGTGTCATGGCTTCTAGGTCGGGTTCTTTTTCAACATGAGCGTTCATCTCTGAAGGTGGTGTCATGGCTTCTAGGTCGGGTTCTTTTTCAACATGAGCCCTCATCTCTGAAGGTGGTGTCATGGCTGCTAGGTCTGTGCAGTGGGGACATCGGTACATACGGAATTGGTAGGGCACCACCTCGTGATATTTGTTTCTTCCAGTAATCCGATCTATTTCACGTCTTTCTATGGGCTGAATCTCCCATTTAACTCCCTTGGTTGGCCGGTTCTTTGGGGTAGTTTCATTGTTTTTTGGCGGTGTTGTATCATGGCCCCAGCCCCGGCGATCACTCTTCCTTTTTGCGACGATAGTTGGCATGGCGGCGGAGAGTGATAAGGTTAGTCGTGTTCTTGGGGGCATGGTGGATGGTGGTGGTTTGGAGAATGAAAGGCAGGGCAGTGCCAATGAAACAGCAGGAAGAGGCTTGGCTGGGTGTGGTTTGGAGAGTGAAATGCAAGTCAAGGGCAGTGCCATTGAAACTACAAGAAGAGGCATGGCAAGCTTGCGGTGAACTGAAGCAGCCCTCCATTATTTAACATGAGAATGCAGCCCTTGCACTGGTGCGCCCTCTCTGATCGCCCTTGAAGTGGTGCTGAGTTGCAACTGGTTCGCCCTTGAAGTGGTGTGGTGTCGTGACTCGTGAGTTGTACTTGTAACTGGTTCGCCCTTGAAGTGGTGTGGTGCCGTGGCTCGTGAGTTGCAAGGGTTCGCCCTTGAAGTGGTGTGGTGCCGTGGCTCGTGAGTGGTGAGTGATTAGTGATTACTAAAGTTAGCCAAGCAggttattttacttttttttaagaattttactaaaatttgtttattttattatgtttggcctttttgttgtttgtttaaaattgcTTGGTCATATTTGTTCCTATTTGTCTAAGTAATGCATTGTGTTGTGGAGCTCTGTTAGTAAGGTTTGACCGTTTGAGGGCTATCATgatttcatgatttttattctaaaaacccAACAATGAATTAAGCTGTTGCTTCTTGATTACTTCGATTAGATTAGGATATTTCTCTAGATTTTCTAGGATGGCTCTATGGTAAAGTTCTTAAATCCTAATCattacttttaattaaatggttcagATTTTGCCATCTCAGGATACAACTTTGTAAGATACTACAATAAACTAAAATGTATTCATTGGCGGGAATCCCCTAAACAAACTATAGAATCACTAAtcacatttatatttatatgaaTGTAAAGATTACGTGTTTGTTAGGTTTAAATATTCTGTTCTATTCTTTTGTCTTGCAGCTACTGCTACTCTGCACAAGGAAAGCTGGTTCCTCTGCTGACACAAGCTGGAGCTATTGCCAAGCTTTCTGCTTGAAGAAATGTCGTTATCTGGTTAATGAGTAAAGTTTAATAAGTGGTAGCTTTATGGTGTTTATGTATTTTGTGTCAAActtcttcaaaatcctaaatAAAATTGGacttgaaattgtgtattgagATAGAATCTAGTGggtatttgatatttttgttctgAAATTTTCCTGATATTCTTGTTACTCCCAATCAGAAGATATAGGTTTAGAGTTATCTAGTTTGTCATTTTAGGATTTGATTATTCTTGTTTGTGGGCTTGGATTTGTCCAAACCAAATTTTGTGGTTTCCATGGTGCGATCCTAGCTGCCCTGCCTTTTGGTTCTGATTTTGGATGTGAAGGAGGCCCCTTTTAGGTTGTGATATTATTAGCTGGATCATTGTACTCGGAATAATAAATTTCCCTTGGGAAGTTGTCGCAAAGGGGATTGATTGGCACTCTAGACCTTTGGACACGGCATTGTGGTCCACTATGGGTGGGTGTATGCAGCATGTCATTCGGATTGAAGGCAGTTGAGCCGAGGCTCTTGAACCAGAAATTGTGATATGGGCCCTAATTCGACCAGATGGAAAGTAGTCTAGCCAAGCAGAGCACTACTAGCCCACAGGCTACGCTGTTCCTTATTTAATGCAAAACTTGTGTTGTTTCTAGTACAAGCAAGACATATTtgaaattcttataaaaaaaaaaaaaaatggaagaaaaaaaagacatttgaaattaacttgaatataaaaaactGTAAGTGAATGGTTAAAATCACCCTACTCCTTGCTAAACGAAAAGTCAAGTAATCTATGAAGGAAAATTATAAGAGCATTCAGAAAATGTTTAAGTTTCAAGTAAACCTAATATATGGTAAAATTTTACAGTTCCGACCTTTACCTACTTACTTTCTCGGCAGATCAGTCTAAAAATGTTTCATCTGTTGTAAATTGCATTATATATCTGAACccggaaaaggaaaaaaaataaaaaatataacctACTGCTGTCCCTTGCCATTTTTCGTCCTGCATCATTCTTGAAGGAGAGCACCAGGTGTGTAACACGTTCAAGTATCCACAGGGAGAACTTGAATGGAACTCTGGTGCAGCCTTAAAATCTGTTTGGCTTCACAGGGAGTCAAGTTGATATACTTCCCCATCTTTAACACCGATAAGAGAGAGCAAAACAATTTTGACAACAAATAGAGCTGTACTTTCACAATTAATGCGAAGATGCCGTAGTATGGAAGATGCATCAGTGCCATCAATAAGCACCTGGAATTTGGTGGCACAAACAGAAATGGATAAGGTCCACTTCGTAAATGATTAAGATAAACTGAAGCTATAAACATTTTTATACAACCCTGTTCTTATCTCTGATTCATCAAACTCAGATGATGAGATGTCTCAAACAAATTTGAGATAACATACCATATTGGAGCATATGGTGATGACAAGTCAAGAAATGGGTATGGCCACCTGTACCAAAGTGAactatcaatatttttcaattcaactgGTATGCCCTCATATGTGGAtatacagaaaaataaaaacattaccGATTTGAGACAAAAGCACGAATGATCCACTGGAAAATGACGAAAACACCAGTccatagaagaaagaaagaaatccgGTAAAAGGGGACCCGCTGAAAGAGTAAGTTGGAATAATTCAAAGATGGCTATGAAAGAGACAATAAAAACAAAGGGGGGAGAGAAAGCATTTAAGTACAAAATTTACCAAGCAATTCAATGCTGTATCACCAAGGAGTAAAACTGCATTGAGTGTATGCATGTTTCACAGTCATCTGACACAAAATGGAGACAGATTATTAGCTCAAATGAAACTTATGCTAGCAGAGGTGTCGGAACCAATTTAGTTACTTGGTATGTATAGCTGCATCTTATAATCAGTCCAAATGAATCAGCCATACTGTATCTGCTTATTATGTTTCTTTGTCGTCGAACAAATTGGATATGGTCTAAATGATTGgctattaaaatttatttggaaaatttcaaaaattttaacgtGTTTGCACAACGCCTAGGcaagacaaacaaaaataaaagtaaatcaaATGGAAGTAGAGAGTGAATTCCTTTGAACTTACAACATTGAGATTGTAATCGTTGAGGGTGAGAAATGGAAAGATAATGAACCAATAAACACTATCTGTGGGCATAACTGCCCCAGCATTCATCtgaaacaaatcaaatcaagcAAAAAAATGAGTGACTTGTGATATAGGTATGCAAACACAAGGAAAACTGTAATGCCTTTCCTAACATGCTTAATAGCTTTTCAACATCCAAAGCAAATGTTAACAGATATCATTTGTAGAATGATATCTCTGAACATCAAAAGCAATCATCAAAAGCACAACTGATCCAATAGCAGCGAACCACTTAAACATTGCTGACTAAAGCAGTCAATCTGTCCCTTGTTATCCTATAACAAAGCAGTTACTGATTATTACCTGAAAGAGGACTTCAAAGACATAACTACAAACGGTTGCAGCTTgaaaaacacaattttcttCTTGGGAACCCGAGCCACTTCTTGTTTTGTGTATATGTGTCCTTTCGCTGTATGTGAGAGGAACGGATGATCCACGCTCGAACCACATCTCTCCCGAAATGACAAACATTTAAATCTCTGCTGCTTATTAGGTGATACTGGTAACACCCATATAATGAGAGGAGTGATCCACACCGCAAAAGGAAATTTCAGACTGTAATGTACAAAGAGATGTAGAGTTCATTGCCTAGTCCATAAACACACCGGGAATAAtactacaaataaaattaaagctTTCACAACCGGGCACCTATACCACGCGATTTAAACTTCTGAATTATCATGCAATTTGACAAGTCACCTCAAATTTCAAGATCTCTTAATTTGAACTGCTAAACTTTCAaatgcagtcaatttgaaccccttcaTCAGATTTAACCATTAATTTCTAACGGCAATACCTAAATAGACTAATATATCACTAATTTTTCGTATATTTttgataggaaaaaaaaaaaaaaaaccaaagaacccttggaattaagggtaaatttgaaattttataaaaaaaaaatcaggagtataaacgttattgtctcatttttaacgtttaaaatctaacgaaagggttcaaaagaaaaataaaggattCCCTTCAAAGTTGGGGTTCGACAGTTTAGAGGTGGGTCCATAATTAAGTATATTCCAGTGTCCAAAGATAATAAAAACATGCCTCTTCTCAAGGGGAGGAAAAGGAACGACTTGTATTGTTATATATCAGCGTTTATGCATGTGTGCATGGGTGGGTAAGTGATGCTATTGTGACAAATACACCCAAAGCCTCACCTTTTGACAAAAGAGAATTgtttcacaaaagagaaaacaacaaaatctcttcaataaacaaaaaaatctctccttTTTTGTGTTATGCGGCGTCTCTCTCTACTCTTTCTCGTTCTCACTATTTTTAACAATGTGAAAGACTCAAGCCCTTGTATAAGAAGTCTTCTACATGGAGAAGAGACTTAAGTTGGCTAAAACCTTTTATGCccataacaaatatttgtttCATAATACCATATGTTATCCAAAAACCTTTTAACTGTAAGCCATGCTCAATAACTACACTACCACATTCTTAATTCCCAAACTACGCACTGGTACTAGATGCACGCATTAGCGCTAAATGAGAACAAACCCAAGAAGGCTTACCgagtataataataaaatatgtgacCTCCTTTGACAAGAACTTTAACAACTAGTGTTCCAATTTATgcatcaataatatataaacatacaccttctattattattattattttaatttttttaaaaaaatctattttaaatGTCTATTTGGATTGTGACCGGGAGCTTAAAGATTGtgttagaaaaatttaaaataaatagtttgcatgtttaattaatcattagatttataggTTTTCTAGATATAAtggttaattttaaaaagatgtACATATGAGATTCTTGTGAAGTACAAGTTCATCCACAACATATTGTCACCAACTCACCGttaacacaaaaaatgactacCTCCTCATAGGCCCTACAACTCAGGATTTCAGCAACTGCATGATTGGGTTGTTAAAattgcttctctctcttctccagagagagagaagattcGATGGGCATCGAGAACAAATGATGCTTGCCTCCCAAAGGAAGAGATGGGTTATCCTGCAGCATTTTTCCCAGATGTTCATTCAGCATCTCCTGGCTAGTAATGCGACCACATCCCTAGTAATCATAAAAAGACGTGtgaaatacaaatacaaattaagaCACAAATACGaaagatttaattttgattaagcTTAGATGACTAGTACCTCGTCGACAATATCCACATGTTCAGCACTTGAGTCACCTTTCAATCTACTTCGACTCAAATCCTGCACATAAAAGTTCACAGTGATCAATAGTCTCATACGTACAAATATAAGTATTTGCGCTTTTGGTTCTCAAAATGgaaggaaaaatcaaaattaaaaattaaaaaactaccTTTATTTGCAGCTGCAAAGACTTGCATTGTTCAATGATATGATTCATTACAAAAACTTCATCACCCTAAAAACCACCATAATTAACATCAggtacaaataaaaaatacaaatttaggGACGTTCTGTTGAGTATCATCCTAGACTGAATGACACTAATGAAAgttataattaacataattagtATCATTGTTATATTCAGGACCTTCAAAATTAAGACTGAAATTCTAGCAGGAAAATGCTTTCCAACATCTCGCGCATTGTTGAAGTGGGTATAGTGCAGTTTTCTTAGATATTGTTCATTCCAAGTCTTTTGCATCATTTAACAAATCTTACTATCGAATGTGATGCATTTAGCTCAGCTTTCTTAAAAATAAGAACTCTGGGTAGTATAATAGAATgccaaattaacaaaatataaatgacACCATCTAAATTGAGACCATGATAATTGGAATGCTCTATATTTGGAATTAGCAAATGGTaaagaattttctattttatatggTCTGCAGTCTAGAAATTCAGGGCAATTTGgtaaagttttgaaaattaattatagatGAAAATCATTAGAGCAAGACATTGCAAAGAGAAGGTGATGTAAAAATACATATTTCAAGATAAACTAGAGGTTGTTAGTATAAATATTGATCACAAGTTATTTGGAAGCAATTACACATGCAGAATTGTCTGCTCTAGCATATATACACAAATAGATTACCTCCCCAGAATGTGGAAACAGTTTTTGCAATGCATCGACCCCCTCGTCAATTCGTTTTGTGCGCTCCTGAATTAAGAAACACCCAATCAGCAAAAGCTACAAACATCCAAGAAATATGTAATATTAATGATTGCAGCTTCACTTTGAACTGAGAGagcatgtcttttttttttttttttggccaattaAGGTTTGGGCAAAGCAATTAGTACATCAAGTGGTTAGTATAGTAAAGATCTTTTGCTTACAGCTGCAACTGCCGCAGTTCGCTTTCTTGATGCACTCTGGCCTGCGTTGGACATTAGTCTGGAATCAAAGTTGCCCAAATCTGTCCAGCAAAAGTCATTAGAGAACGAGTTCAGTAAAGAATACTATATAATGAAGATGACCATTGACCCAAGTCTGTGCAGCAAAAGTCAATTCTAGGGCGGAACTTCTTAACCAAGGGGACATTGCATCTCTCACAATCTATTATCTTCTGAAGACcagaacaagaaaattaatcCTCCCGCATATACTGAAAGTTGAAGATAGAAATGGCTTTCACTGAGAAGCATCCATGCCTAAGGGTTTATAAGCAGGACCCTTTCCCAAGAAAGCCAAGTGCTGGCCTGGAACATCATTAGGTAGATGAGAGGCTTCATTAGCGCCTAGTCTAGTGGTAGAGCCTGCCAACGTCGTTTCAATCTAAAAGCACAATTTCTCTAAAACCCGTTGCAGAGAGGACTTCCAAAACTCTCAAGGCTGGAAAATTAAAGCCGTCATACGCAAGGATCACAAAGAAGAGCATTTCTCATGCCACTAAGAAGGAAACAAAAGCTTCTGCTTCGGTAAAAGCTCCACAGCATGTGGATATaatggaaaattttaattttattactgAGCAACATGACGAAGAGTTTTTGGGTCATGAGGTTGAAGAAATTGTAGAGGTGGAAGGGTGAGGTTGAGAACCCTTCTGAAGTACCGAAATGCGAAAATGATGAGCATAGTAATGTCGTAGAGTCTGAGTTCACTAATGGTGATGATGAGAAAGTCATCTAAACTTTGTCATTCAACTCTTGTCCATATCGTGGCTACACTATAAACACACATTCTATCAATTTAATAAGTCCTTCTAGCATTTCTAGCATTTTTGAATATAAGTGTAAATCAATTTTgtcaaatcaattaattaacatattatcaaataatcatttaattaaatttaattgcatatcaattatatatgaatcaattaatatatatctaaGACAAATTCTAATTAACATATCATAAATGCAATTTTgtcaaatcaattaattaacatattatcaaacaataatttaattaaatttaattgcatatcaattatatatgaatCGATTAATATATCTAAGACAAATTCTATTTAACATATCGTAAATGCATATATgtcaaatcaattaattaacatattaCCAAATGATCTTGTTCCATTCTGTTTAACAACTTCTAAATTAATAACAACTTAAAATTAAACTCgttgaaattaacaaattaatcaaaaatcACAGGAACTGGTTACTTTGAAGAGCCACAGATTAATCAATTCtgctctctccctttctctgcTCCAAACATccagaaaattaaacaataaaactaCTTCAACTAAAAAGAACACCCCTATCGGCTATATAAAACAAAGGCCCAGCATAAATCAACAAAAAATGATTCAATATCTAACAATGTAACTGATGGGTAAGCCAAAAAGGGaatcaacaaaaaattattcatcATCTAACAATGTAACCGATGGGTAAGCAAAAAAGGGAGTTGTAATCTCATAGTAGggattttggatatatatatatatatatatatactgtgaGAAGGGTAGTGATATACTGCACGTCGtgcataaatttattttattttatttttaaaaaaattaaaataataaaataataataataataataaaatttactcCCGGCGCACATCATTGTTGATGCACGCCGGACGTGCAGTATATCACTATCCCTGTGAGAGAGTGGAGAGAGAGATCGAGTACGTACCAGATAGAGGTGCGTCGGAGAAAGAACTGCCAGATTGGCGAGAGAAACGTGCgccgagggagagagagagagtgagagtgagggatctgagatatatatatcaaaaagctaGCTGGCCTTTAGGGGGGGGAGGTAATTAATGTGGGGGTGGGTGGTTGGATGGGGGACCTCGTGATTGCGCTGTGGCCTGTGGGGATTTAAATGCTAAAAGAaagttctgtttttttttttttttttgtgcgcTTGGGAATAAAAGGTTGGTATAAGTTTAGTAAATGTAGTTGATGAGTCATAGGCTTTATCAATTAATATACAGAAAAAAACAGAATTGTAGAGAAACTTCACGGAGTGTGATCTAAATTGTGAAATTGTTTTTCTACAATGGCCCGCCGTATCAAGAATACAAAGTTGTAGAGAAACATCTGAGAATGATCTAAAGAGTACTTCTTTTATTGAAAAGTCAAACTCACGAAGCAAGTACGAAAATATAACTCCATTTGTTTCATCATACGCTATGGCTCCGATGCCAAATTATTACTCCACTATGATTATTTGGGGTGTCTAAAAGTATATGATCGTTCAAGGCTCTAGGATTGGTTTTTATGAAGAATTACAATTAAACTCTGCGCCTCCCAAACAACTGAATAGTTAAAATACAGAAtcttaataatattattcatcaatccattaCTTAAATAACCGTTACAAGACACTGTAAATAAGAACATAGAGATGAATTATATTAGATATTATTACAAACTACTGAGGAGATACCCTCGAATTCTAGAATTCTATTGCGGAGATATCTTCTTATTCCAGGAGTACTTTCACTGCGCGCATGACTATGTCTTACTTCCCCAATGGACATGGACCCATTAATAACTTAATtattccaaatatatatttggGGTTCACTGAGGAATCTGCAGATAGATTGGGATCGGATTGGGAGAATTTGGAGG
This window of the Corylus avellana chromosome ca5, CavTom2PMs-1.0 genome carries:
- the LOC132182526 gene encoding uncharacterized protein LOC132182526, whose translation is MHTLNAVLLLGDTALNCLRVPFYRISFFLLWTGVFVIFQWIIRAFVSNRWPYPFLDLSSPYAPIWCLLMALMHLPYYGIFALIVKVQLYLLSKLFCSLLSVLKMGKYINLTPCEAKQILRLHQSSIQVLPVDT
- the LOC132182525 gene encoding uncharacterized protein LOC132182525 — translated: MSNAGQSASRKRTAAVAAERTKRIDEGVDALQKLFPHSGEGDEVFVMNHIIEQCKSLQLQIKDLSRSRLKGDSSAEHVDIVDEGCGRITSQEMLNEHLGKMLQDNPSLPLGGKHHLFSMPIESSLSLEKREKQF